Genomic DNA from Dysidea avara chromosome 10, odDysAvar1.4, whole genome shotgun sequence:
cattaaaactcactacagaaattactgTCAATTCCTATTTTATCTTCAAAATGTGATAGCACAGGAAACCACAGACGTGCTACCCCGATGAATCAACACCTATACACTATTGGAGAAAAATGGTACACAAagtaggacaaaggtaagtccatttTAGCTACTGTTATGggtgaaaaggcacgtctcagaCATAAGCAACCTTAAGCGTATAACATTATCCATAGTCAATTTGGTAAATTTATTTTGGGTCACTCTCTTGGTGCATATTTGGCCTTGATTATGTTAACCTAATCAATCTGCAAAGTTATCATAGAAAGTTTACATTAACTTTTAGATGGGAAAacgcatatttttggttttattTTGTGATCCTTGCTATACAGTGTGTGGTGGTCAGAAACAAATTGTGTAGTTGGTTTTCATTATGGATGAACAGGCTTGCTAACTAGTCACTTATAAGCAAACTAGTAAttctttgcagatgactgtattTTGTGTTTGATACCAAGTGTATGTTTATTTATTGTCATATTGAGCCACTTTTGATTACCAACCAcacttaatataacatctttaaacaggctgtaggaccaggtgtcctacagactttcagtacttgtgctgtaaagctttaatgaataaaatgttttgAGTCATAAGTGtaattgtactgtgtgtgtgcgtgtgtgtgtgtgtgtgtgcgtgtgtgtgtgtgtgtgtgtgtgtaagcaTATGGTAATTGCTACATAATGACTATTTTAGAATACCATCATGGTCAAACAATGGGTTTCATTAGCAGGCATTCTACAACTAGTACCAGTTAATCTACGCTTAGTACAGACCATATCATCAGCCATTCAGACACACCCTAACATTCAGGTTGCATTCAATGCCCTGCTTGATGGCCTCAAGAAGTTTCATCAAGTTGATGACGGTGAAGCAATAGAAGGTGAACTGACATTACAGGAGCAAAGCCTAATCAGTCAAGTTGGAGTGCTGATTATGATGAATGCCATAGCAATGGAGAAATGGCAAATAGGTTTTCACATTCTCTCTCTATTACACAACCATGGTATTCACTACATAAGCAATCAAGGAAAGTGGAGTCCTTGTGTCATCGCAATGGTGGCAGTAGAATGCTGTTTACATGTAGATACTCCATCTGATGCTATCAAAGTGATGCGTAGAGCACAGTGGGTCTCAAGTAGTGTTCCTGCAGAGAAGGAGAAACGAGATTCTATTCTTGAGAAACTTGTTAGAGCTTGTTTAGCTAAGAAGGATGTAACCGGAGCACAGGAGACACTACAAGCACTAGGGAATACACCTAATAGTAGTGAACTACACCAACTAGTGTTGACAGCTGTAAAGGATGTTGGAAACTTGGAAGTGTTTAACAGACTGTCAAACAAAGACCAATCACCATCTAGTGAAGCCAACAAACCTACAGTGAACCTAGTAAGATTGTAACTTGTTTAATGGGTGTGTGCTGTTGGGAGGGGTTGTGAACACATAGTAGCATTTCTCTACGAATTTTAGAGTTATGCATTGAAGTGACGCATGTTTTGCATGATAGCTGGACCAGAGAGATCAAGTGAAGTCAAAGCGAGAAGTGAAAATGGAATTCCACCAGAATGTAGCCCACACATTTTGCCAGCACCTTAAACACTATCTTCATACTAAGAAGATAACTAGTCAGGTAAATTATATGGAATCATAATTCACGTTGTTTAATGTTTATTTTTctgattgcttttttttttgtaggaGGATTTTACCCACCTGGTTGTAGTTTTGTGCAAGACCTTTTGTGAGAAGGTAGAATCATTAAGTGATGGTCCCTGGCAAGTCACCCCAGAAATGGCCCAAGAAATACAGGAAAGAGTTGACAATATGTTTTCACAATTTGCCATTTACTCAAAAGACTTGGATCCCGAACTCAATCTATTGTGAATCAATAGTATGAGCTTACATACACATTTCACATACTCCCTCAAACAGGTGTGCATTAATTCTTTTATGTCTAATACCCTATATTTCTAATGTGTCTTACCCCATGATCCCTGTATTTATTTTaatgaattattttaatagTGAAGTATATTATTAAGCTGATATGTTGTATCAGAAATTTATTACTATTGTGCTAGTGCTATTATAGTGCATATTTATCAGCCTGCTGTACAGTTAACTTTGATGGTGAAAGTCAAAGCCCTGAtagccatatatatataattatataatattaaCCAAATTGATGTGATATGATTCATGATACATGAAAAGGTTTTGAATTTAAGAGATGACAGGATGCTTGGCCCAATGGTGAGATATTAAGTCAGAAAGAAGTGTTCAATTTTAGCCGGGATACACACTGGCCTTTGTTCCATAGGAGAGTTTTATTGACAAATGATCTATtggagtagttgactgttctattagagtatttagatttttAGCAGAGTATTTCCTgtagattgattgatttattattgTCCTCTTGGTAATCGgcacagtggcgtagccaagggtgggcatgggcgggcatttgcccaaccatcacaaacttttgcccaaccatcacaagtagcttaagattcacgcgaggattcacagcagcacacaaaacaaccctactttaatactgtaaagcgtaaacgtgTACCTCATGTTGAACCATTGACTTCGAAGAATggatcgagatagatggtgtatcacgtgatccattgtGTGGAAAATCCTTGGaaagtccctataattacacttcatgtagacgcacgtgccacgctccttggcgcggtttaaattcgaaatttaaaatggagtcgaagCGTGGTACTGTACCTCTAAGTCACAGttagtgataatcgtcagtaggattaaGTGCGGATGGTGCTGACAacaaaagatttcgtttcagtggacttgtccagcgtattttttgataaggaaaataccatatagcctcacttactgctgatgaaagaaaatgggaaaacgtactcttctagataacaataatggcagatggagctggaaatggagaaaaggtcaagtccttataaagtgtcacgtgcacaatttgtactgattaaccgagttgtggtttacatcagatacatgcaaaatgtacattggctgctataagtctgggacgaagctttcttggcatgctgatatttgtgattaTCTATGGACTCATTGGGCTCTCGAGAATTTGCAGAGGGGTTTGTGGCCAAGAAGGTTTGTTCTTGGTCTAGTGAAGTGCTTGCTTTGGCTGAGATTGCTACAAATCGTCCTCATGCGGCTTTTTGTGCTTTCACTCATGGGATGATAGGCCGGTGGGTATACATCATGAGGACCATCCCCAATGTTGGGCCCCTGTTTCAGCCTCTAGAGGATGCCATCCGTTTGAAGCTGATCCCTGCCCTCACTGGCCATGGTGCTTGTTCTGCCTTAGAGCGTGATGTGCTCTCTCTACCCTGCCGCCTAGGTGGCTTGGGTATTGTCAATCCTGTAGACATTGCTGATTCTCAGTTTACTGCATCTATCAAAATCACACACTCTCTGAGATCTTTGATTATTGCTCAGAATCTACTAGCCCCTCTACCCGACGTTAGTTCTATCAAGGCTCAGATTCATCAGGATCGTCGCTCTACTTTGAGGGGAGGGCTTCTACGATCAAATCTAGTCTTTCGTCACAATCCCAAAGAGTTTTAGACCTGAACAGTGAACTGGGTGCTTCTGCCTGGCTGACAGCATTGCCTTTAGCAGAGCAGGGATTCCATCTGATGAAGCAAGAATTTTGGGATGCCTTGCATCTTAGATACGGCTGGAAGCTCCTGAACATacccagtcactgtgtttgtggggtcccattttctgcggatcatgctatgatttacagacatggaggcctcacatttgttcgccacaatgctttgcgaaacatcactgcagagtggctttccaagacatgtcatgatgtggcccttgagccacctttacagccacttactgggagatcattgcacctaagactgccaaccgtcaggatgaggctagggcagacatacatgctaggggattctgggggcagcggcaaagtgcctttttgacgtaagggtgtttcatcctaatgcaccgagctactgcaacaccagtgtcccctctttgtatcgacgtcacgaggcacagaagaaacgtgagtatggtgaccgtgtcagagaggttgagcaggcctccttcactccccttgtgtttgcgaccactggaggtatgggaagggaggcaatagttttctaccgtcgtttggctgaccatctatctcgccgtggctctactagttacagtcagactctggcttttatccgatgcacattgtctttttctctacttcggtcagctacaatgtgcatacgtggaagtaggtccatctcgAATCGCCTctctgatgcctctcctgagatgggccgcattgatgagcacagggacttttaagcttttagcaatctggtcctttttattcagttgtccagcacgtgctttctttgtgctggggtggtaggcaagggcagtccatccagcccggggaTCTATGGActcattatagttcataaattagcgccccccggccttcatttggggctaggtggcgtttacttgaaaagcattgcatatcgctgtggtggttggtctgtaagctatactgccagttgattgtagtaaatatgtgatgaactattTACGTTCGTTGTAGGTTCAgtagtttgatgtcacgtgatgctcagCTACGACGATCGTCAGCGGATGCATACCCTACAAGTAATAGAAtagcatagctatagctagtaaaatgtttgcatgcaagtaacatttgtttacactatagcataggtagctgtaggccttgtgtgcatacacttttcatatttttctttgataaagtctcacatgaaagtgagcgtgtttcttgtgtgtatagttaagttgatgttatgcccaaccatcaaatattggctggctacgcccctgatttcATTATACGAtcggcagcttttcaagccattattttcctggcacaaccataaaagctGCATACGAAAAGCAtgtttaagcttgttccttcctttttaagttgcaaaaatagcacaaatgtgaagtttgtgccggCTTGATAGCGATGCTGACACGTGAGTTGACACTTTCAAAACTTTTACTGagtctgtcagtatgcaagaataaccgtaaaataatgaaagaatacggaataatggaacatttagagctgacagtaactagatgcgggcggtgtacgggaaacagaatttatttggagtggccttagtctcgtgcccagccgggctcgcgctaatgcgcaaacaccggtgtttgcgcattagcgcgagcccggctgggcacgagactagagTGGCCTAagcacgagttgtcattttgtgccagggttctattggggaatatacggagaattttttatttaaaaatctaGGATACTGGAATGTGTTGTCTTGCAACCAtacctgttgcttagagctTCCCGGCCATCTTGTGTTCGTGACGTCATTGTAGATAAGGTAATTGGCGACGTCATGCACGGTTTACCATATAAAAGGGGTGTGTCGTGGAGTGTGGTCGAATGTTATGAAGGAGATGCGTCCGTGTAGTTCCGGACAATATTACGTCAGTATCTTCAGCCGCGACGATTGCAGCCGAAACAGCCGAGGTGCATGGCGTGTTGCTATGTGTTAAGAAAATACCATCACAGTTTCTAGCGGGGCATCGTCGACAATTATATCGGTCAAATTAGCTACTAAAAGAAAGTCGGATCCAGAAAGTCTTTGTCTCGCTCAAACTGAGCAGAGAAGCAAACTGCCTGGTTCCCTGAAATTAAGCCGGTTTACTATACTTGTGCCATGTTTTCGTTACTACTATCGCAACTATAGCTactcagtggcggatacaggggggttgcaatggcttcagctgaaaccccctctgagaaTAGCGCGCGCCCCAGATTTATTAACGACTcgtcgtgtgggtgataaaaccACCACGAGTTATACGTAGTGTGTTATAGTAGGACTTTCTACTGGCGAAACtttcactttttcctttgaaatGGCGTTGAagagcaggttgtgaccttttttttttttttttttggtcttcggcttagggggcatctccaaaccgATTTTGGTACTAATGAcgttaaggggggaggggggacgtttatttattattttatttatctatactgtacaacttcagaaatgaagaaaaatgtacagacaaatcacaaaaaataattcaatacaataagtaaattataatttaaataatgttttgtgcttctattgccaatgcattgttttcatagtgtgacactaagggaggggggggggggggggggggggtggtctgaagttagcgtcattttgacgtt
This window encodes:
- the LOC136236655 gene encoding uncharacterized protein, which produces MVKQWVSLAGILQLVPVNLRLVQTISSAIQTHPNIQVAFNALLDGLKKFHQVDDGEAIEGELTLQEQSLISQVGVLIMMNAIAMEKWQIGFHILSLLHNHGIHYISNQGKWSPCVIAMVAVECCLHVDTPSDAIKVMRRAQWVSSSVPAEKEKRDSILEKLVRACLAKKDVTGAQETLQALGNTPNSSELHQLVLTAVKDVGNLEVFNRLSNKDQSPSSEANKPTVNLLDQRDQVKSKREVKMEFHQNVAHTFCQHLKHYLHTKKITSQEDFTHLVVVLCKTFCEKVESLSDGPWQVTPEMAQEIQERVDNMFSQFAIYSKDLDPELNLL